From Alteromonas sp. RKMC-009, one genomic window encodes:
- a CDS encoding aldehyde dehydrogenase family protein, producing MQVATSSLIQDLPVSQSYINGAWVDTQGTACVDVINPSDESVLTSVRMGSQQDVDNAVAAARAAFESWSETTAEQRLALLDRLLAQFDMMAESFARLISAEMGAPLTYARNAQVPLAKAHIQTARDNLQRYPFTQLRGTTAIVKEPIGVAALITPWNWPLYQITAKVAPALAAGCTVVLKPSELSPLSALAFAQAIHEAGFPAGVFNLVNGDGAVVGTALSEHSDVDMISITGSTRAGILVAQAAAKTVKRVAQELGGKSPNLLLPDADFNTAVPAGIAAGMRNCGQSCSAPTRMLVPRERLEEVEALAVAAVNGFILDVADNENATHGPLANKAQFDRVQTMIQKGLDEGARCIVGGTGKPDHLPTGYFARPTVFSDVTTNMAIAQEEIFGPVICLIPYDSLDEAVLIANDTVYGLGAHVQSQDLTLARKVARKIRSGQVHINYPAWDPQAPFGGYKQSGTGREYGVEGLEEYLETKAIVGYAQPE from the coding sequence ATGCAAGTGGCAACCTCCTCTCTTATTCAGGATTTACCTGTTTCACAAAGCTACATCAACGGAGCCTGGGTCGACACACAAGGCACAGCCTGTGTGGATGTTATCAACCCGTCTGATGAATCAGTGTTAACGTCTGTCCGGATGGGTAGTCAACAGGATGTCGACAACGCCGTCGCCGCAGCGCGGGCCGCCTTTGAGAGCTGGTCTGAAACTACCGCTGAACAACGCCTTGCTCTGCTGGACCGCTTGTTAGCACAATTTGATATGATGGCAGAATCTTTTGCCAGATTGATTTCTGCTGAAATGGGTGCCCCGCTCACCTATGCACGTAATGCTCAGGTGCCTCTGGCCAAAGCCCACATCCAGACAGCGCGGGACAATCTGCAGCGCTACCCGTTCACACAGTTACGCGGCACCACCGCCATCGTCAAAGAGCCCATTGGTGTAGCTGCACTTATAACGCCGTGGAACTGGCCTTTGTATCAGATCACCGCCAAAGTCGCCCCGGCGCTGGCTGCCGGTTGTACTGTGGTTTTAAAGCCCAGTGAACTTTCTCCGTTAAGTGCTCTTGCCTTTGCACAGGCGATTCATGAAGCAGGGTTTCCGGCCGGCGTGTTTAATTTAGTGAATGGTGATGGTGCAGTGGTGGGTACAGCCCTGTCTGAACATAGTGATGTGGACATGATTTCTATCACCGGCTCAACCCGGGCTGGTATTCTGGTGGCACAGGCCGCGGCAAAGACAGTGAAACGTGTCGCTCAGGAACTGGGCGGTAAATCACCGAACCTGCTGTTACCGGATGCGGATTTTAATACTGCAGTACCGGCTGGTATTGCAGCCGGCATGCGAAACTGCGGACAGTCCTGCAGCGCACCAACCCGCATGCTGGTTCCCCGTGAGCGCCTTGAGGAAGTAGAAGCGTTAGCGGTTGCTGCGGTGAACGGGTTTATTCTGGATGTGGCAGACAATGAAAATGCGACCCACGGCCCCCTTGCCAATAAGGCGCAGTTTGACCGGGTGCAGACAATGATTCAAAAAGGGTTAGACGAAGGAGCACGTTGCATTGTTGGCGGCACCGGAAAACCTGACCATCTGCCAACAGGCTATTTTGCCAGACCGACGGTATTCAGTGATGTCACCACCAATATGGCCATTGCACAGGAAGAAATTTTCGGTCCGGTGATTTGCTTAATCCCCTACGATTCACTGGATGAAGCCGTTTTAATCGCAAACGACACCGTTTACGGGCTGGGCGCACACGTTCAGTCACAGGATCTGACGCTGGCCCGCAAGGTCGCAAGAAAAATCCGTAGCGGTCAGGTGCACATCAACTATCCGGCCTGGGACCCGCAAGCGCCGTTTGGTGGGTACAAACAATCCGGTACAGGCCGTGAATACGGCGTGGAAGGGTTAGAAGAATATCTGGAAACCAAAGCCATCGTCGGCTACGCACAACCCGAATAA
- a CDS encoding NAD(P)/FAD-dependent oxidoreductase — protein MSPQLKHIASDDTLPSHADVVIIGGGIIGSSAAYFLAKQGYRVALVEKGRVGAEQSSRNWGWCRQQNRDARELPTSGLSMRLWDEMSRDIGEDLGFRRCGLMYATDDPQQLAEWDAWRETAKQFDVNTRMLSAAEANEKMPANGRSWLGGVHSVDDGKGEPALAAPMIAEGARALGATIHQHCAARGLDITSGKVSGVITEKGTIQTQRVLCAAGAWASMFCRHHGIIFPQASVRQTAFRSKPIKNIGEAIYTSGVALTRRLDGTYTVALSGTALLEFTPQGIRFAKPFMPMFIKRLKAVQAGIGSSFVSGPEAINRWKNSQMSPMEKHRILDPAPVKSNLEKTLHAVRTIFPELADMEIGESWGGYVDCTPDAIPVMSEVDGLEGFYLAAGCSGHGFGLGPGLAKVAADLVVNNTPEVDATAYRLSRLTDGSKIEVGAI, from the coding sequence ATGTCTCCACAGTTAAAGCACATTGCCAGCGATGACACCTTACCTTCACACGCCGATGTGGTGATCATCGGTGGCGGTATTATTGGTTCATCAGCCGCCTATTTTCTGGCTAAACAAGGCTACCGCGTTGCGCTGGTAGAAAAAGGACGGGTTGGTGCAGAACAATCCAGCCGTAACTGGGGCTGGTGCCGCCAGCAAAACCGTGATGCCCGTGAACTGCCCACATCAGGCCTCTCTATGCGCCTGTGGGACGAAATGTCCCGTGATATTGGTGAAGATCTTGGTTTCAGACGTTGCGGCCTGATGTATGCCACTGACGATCCTCAGCAGCTTGCTGAATGGGATGCCTGGCGTGAAACGGCAAAGCAGTTTGATGTAAACACCCGCATGCTGAGTGCAGCAGAGGCTAATGAAAAAATGCCGGCCAATGGCAGAAGCTGGCTGGGCGGTGTGCATTCTGTTGATGACGGCAAAGGTGAGCCTGCCCTTGCTGCCCCCATGATAGCGGAGGGTGCACGGGCACTGGGTGCCACCATTCATCAGCATTGTGCAGCGCGGGGTTTAGATATCACCAGCGGTAAAGTGAGCGGCGTCATCACTGAAAAAGGCACCATTCAAACTCAGCGGGTACTGTGTGCTGCCGGTGCATGGGCTTCCATGTTCTGCCGTCATCACGGTATTATCTTTCCCCAGGCCAGTGTGAGACAAACCGCATTCCGCTCCAAACCCATTAAGAACATCGGTGAAGCCATTTACACGTCCGGCGTGGCGTTAACCCGTCGCCTGGACGGCACGTATACCGTCGCCCTCAGCGGCACAGCACTGCTTGAATTTACCCCACAGGGCATACGTTTTGCCAAACCCTTTATGCCCATGTTTATTAAGCGTTTAAAAGCAGTTCAGGCCGGGATCGGCAGTTCGTTTGTCTCCGGCCCTGAAGCAATTAACCGTTGGAAAAACTCGCAGATGTCCCCCATGGAAAAACACCGCATTTTGGATCCGGCACCAGTGAAAAGTAATCTGGAAAAGACCTTACATGCGGTCAGAACCATTTTTCCTGAATTGGCAGACATGGAAATCGGCGAAAGCTGGGGTGGTTATGTAGACTGTACACCGGATGCCATTCCGGTGATGTCTGAAGTCGATGGCCTGGAAGGTTTTTATCTCGCTGCAGGCTGTTCAGGTCATGGCTTCGGTCTCGGGCCCGGACTAGCGAAAGTTGCCGCCGATTTGGTAGTGAACAATACCCCTGAGGTAGATGCTACCGCCTATCGTTTATCACGGTTAACTGACGGTTCAAAAATTGAAGTAGGTGCGATCTAG
- a CDS encoding mechanosensitive ion channel family protein, whose amino-acid sequence MTLGALLCVIALLFIAKRIILVRLTRKARSQDSSMAGIYRILVLSLDAPLTLFIFLVIIVLGRFLLIWLGIIDKDIAAIVDHVVKAGLILTLFLFFERFFTYSLRRYQNQSTLVKNTSGIAGGAIRAILVSLALLIILSTMGVSITPVIASLGITSLAVALALQPTLENFFSGLQLVIDKPIRIGDFIELDSGEQGFVEKIGWRSTWVRMLPNNIVIMPNSKLSNSKLINYYYPERELSVPVEVGVHYNSDLDKVEDICLEVANYTLKHHEYGVETYEPFVLFHTFDNSSINLTVMLRTKEYFNRFFIKSAFIKMLKKRFDEEGIVIPFPITALNVDQENAAAILAAAKSPEATMPPEKSS is encoded by the coding sequence ATGACCCTGGGCGCACTGTTGTGTGTCATTGCACTACTCTTCATCGCCAAACGCATTATCCTGGTGCGGTTAACCCGAAAAGCCCGCTCTCAGGACAGCTCCATGGCAGGTATTTACCGCATTCTTGTGCTGTCTCTGGATGCGCCTCTTACCCTGTTTATCTTCCTTGTTATTATTGTACTCGGCCGGTTTCTGCTCATATGGCTTGGTATCATAGACAAAGACATTGCAGCCATTGTGGATCACGTGGTGAAGGCCGGTCTGATCCTCACGTTGTTTCTGTTTTTTGAGCGCTTTTTTACCTATTCGTTACGGCGCTATCAGAATCAGTCCACGCTGGTTAAAAATACCAGCGGCATTGCCGGCGGCGCCATCCGCGCCATACTCGTGTCACTGGCCCTGCTGATAATTTTAAGCACTATGGGTGTGTCTATTACTCCGGTCATTGCGTCACTGGGGATCACTTCTCTGGCAGTGGCTCTGGCCCTTCAGCCTACCCTGGAAAACTTCTTCTCCGGCTTGCAACTGGTAATTGATAAACCTATCCGCATCGGTGACTTTATTGAGCTGGATTCAGGTGAACAGGGCTTTGTGGAAAAAATTGGCTGGCGTTCCACCTGGGTGCGCATGCTGCCAAATAACATTGTGATCATGCCAAACAGTAAACTGTCGAATTCAAAACTGATCAACTATTACTATCCCGAGCGGGAATTGTCTGTGCCCGTGGAAGTGGGCGTGCACTATAATTCTGACCTGGATAAGGTGGAAGATATTTGTCTGGAGGTAGCGAATTATACGTTAAAACACCACGAATACGGCGTAGAAACCTACGAGCCGTTTGTGTTGTTTCACACCTTCGATAATTCCAGTATTAACCTGACAGTGATGCTCAGAACAAAAGAATACTTTAACCGCTTCTTTATCAAAAGTGCATTCATCAAGATGCTGAAAAAGCGCTTTGATGAGGAAGGTATTGTAATCCCCTTTCCTATTACGGCGCTTAATGTGGATCAGGAGAATGCGGCAGCAATACTGGCTGCAGCGAAATCTCCGGAGGCAACAATGCCGCCGGAGAAATCATCATAA
- a CDS encoding MFS transporter has product MSFNNGTSQTSHFWPILIMALGTFTLGLTEFASMSMLPLIAASFDVTPSMAGNVISGYAIGVVIGAPLFMLLTNKTNRRTSLILFVMMMFVANGLSAIATSLPEMVFYRVLSGLPHGAYFGTALLVASDMAPKGKRASFMSKVFMGLTIATIVGVPMATLVGQAMSWRVCMGIVAALALITAVLIYFVVPSSPVKTPTRLREEFGVLKNKLVWSISGIIFVGFGGVFCIYTYLADTIINVTEAPEVTISIAMMMFGIGTTIGNWVCGRLADKSPIATTGIALLCSVGIAVMYVFAASNIYWLYVTVFCLGASVGLAAVIQSMLLDVSPTGHAMIGALVQCAFNTANAIGPMIGGTLLATGATFNETGYASALLFLGGLVMWALSYMQLRQKQQPRPVCTNPNPTCG; this is encoded by the coding sequence ATGTCATTTAATAACGGGACATCGCAGACGTCTCATTTCTGGCCAATTCTCATTATGGCACTGGGAACGTTTACCCTCGGCCTGACTGAATTTGCGTCTATGTCAATGTTGCCGCTGATTGCAGCTTCATTTGACGTAACGCCGTCGATGGCAGGTAATGTGATTAGTGGTTACGCCATCGGCGTGGTGATCGGTGCACCGCTTTTCATGTTGCTGACAAACAAAACTAACAGGCGTACATCGCTGATTTTATTCGTGATGATGATGTTTGTGGCAAACGGCCTCAGTGCTATTGCAACGTCTTTACCGGAAATGGTGTTCTACCGCGTACTCAGCGGTTTACCTCATGGTGCATATTTTGGTACAGCATTACTGGTAGCCTCAGACATGGCACCAAAAGGTAAGCGTGCCAGCTTTATGTCCAAAGTGTTTATGGGCCTTACCATTGCAACGATTGTGGGTGTGCCCATGGCTACTCTGGTGGGGCAGGCTATGAGCTGGCGGGTTTGTATGGGCATTGTTGCCGCACTGGCCCTTATTACTGCAGTACTGATTTATTTTGTTGTGCCAAGCAGTCCGGTGAAAACGCCTACCCGGTTACGCGAAGAATTCGGCGTGCTGAAGAACAAATTAGTATGGTCAATTTCCGGCATTATTTTCGTGGGTTTCGGCGGTGTGTTCTGCATTTACACGTATCTGGCAGACACGATTATTAATGTAACTGAAGCCCCTGAAGTGACAATTTCCATCGCCATGATGATGTTCGGTATCGGTACTACTATCGGTAACTGGGTGTGCGGACGGCTGGCAGACAAATCGCCCATTGCTACCACCGGCATCGCACTGCTTTGCAGCGTAGGGATTGCGGTGATGTATGTTTTCGCGGCGTCAAACATTTACTGGTTATATGTGACCGTATTTTGCCTTGGTGCCAGTGTGGGCCTGGCGGCGGTTATTCAGTCCATGTTGCTGGATGTATCCCCAACCGGTCATGCCATGATTGGTGCACTGGTACAGTGCGCATTTAACACGGCTAACGCCATCGGCCCCATGATCGGCGGTACTCTGCTGGCTACAGGTGCTACCTTCAATGAAACTGGCTATGCCTCTGCCTTATTGTTCCTGGGCGGCCTGGTAATGTGGGCACTGAGCTATATGCAACTGCGTCAGAAACAGCAGCCCCGGCCTGTTTGTACCAACCCCAATCCAACCTGCGGTTGA
- a CDS encoding diguanylate cyclase domain-containing protein gives MYSKLCALMTALTLFVLSGMPASAANTVDDVINKVRAPAYDCPDSALFDELETTLSDESITAEQRFSLLSAKGQFLICRGDYESALTMLKSLIAQEDADDTSYAYVSAINQIGFIYDAQESPARCQYYRQARSLSSPERHSDIFTFASLSLITYCSESSTTGERLGKMFTVLEQNAASGNPGVLAHIHNAIGLLYGSLGQHALAAEQYIKAHEMGLKVYEGSNKLSILISAIVSLISSGQTEEAYRRIMEYGALNREINTPLTNYHYHYALSYYYRKTRDFDQLAATLPDFKTAISAVSSSFGLLMYNWHETEVCLYHHDLTCVQNYIDSLNKGDNYIPPRFRTNLDYLSFNLAMYLALGDIEKARIANEVFAAEAENKRIQQQNSANILSAANLYNRIYDLEGEVVEAKKERKQILAIVTGIFLITAALAAYVLRKKFLASKAIDPVTQLLNADTAISRINRLNAPGKNRAIAIAIFDISNLREIIRLLGSTKADSVLRKLAQTLQLTTRGNDILGRFGTEQFIMCLHNIEERSARSYFERVQTALDNTLDSGTKTGNVAVESSMSVFVSHEKITDLSDILDEMVMSIDMENR, from the coding sequence ATGTACAGTAAATTATGCGCTCTGATGACAGCGCTCACGTTATTCGTGCTGTCCGGAATGCCGGCCTCTGCGGCAAACACAGTCGATGATGTCATCAATAAAGTACGGGCGCCGGCTTATGATTGCCCGGATTCTGCCCTGTTTGATGAACTGGAAACCACACTGAGTGATGAGTCTATAACCGCTGAGCAGCGTTTTTCCCTGCTCAGCGCGAAGGGCCAGTTTCTCATCTGCAGAGGTGATTACGAAAGCGCACTGACCATGCTCAAATCCCTGATCGCGCAAGAAGATGCAGATGACACCTCCTACGCTTACGTTTCAGCCATCAACCAAATTGGCTTTATCTACGATGCCCAGGAAAGTCCTGCACGTTGTCAATATTACCGTCAGGCCAGATCACTGTCTTCACCGGAACGCCACAGCGATATTTTCACCTTCGCTTCATTATCACTCATTACCTATTGCTCAGAATCGTCTACAACCGGAGAGCGTCTAGGCAAGATGTTTACGGTACTGGAGCAGAATGCCGCATCAGGAAACCCCGGCGTACTGGCCCATATCCACAACGCCATCGGCCTGCTCTACGGCAGCCTGGGGCAACATGCTCTGGCAGCAGAGCAATACATCAAAGCTCATGAAATGGGCCTGAAGGTGTATGAAGGCAGCAATAAACTCAGTATTCTCATCAGTGCCATTGTGTCGCTGATAAGCAGCGGGCAAACCGAAGAAGCGTACCGGCGGATCATGGAATACGGCGCGCTGAACCGTGAAATTAACACACCGCTGACTAACTACCACTACCATTACGCCCTGTCGTATTACTATCGTAAAACCCGGGATTTTGACCAGCTTGCAGCCACGTTGCCGGATTTCAAAACGGCGATTTCAGCCGTTTCCAGTTCATTCGGCCTGCTGATGTACAACTGGCACGAAACGGAAGTCTGTTTGTACCATCATGATTTAACCTGTGTGCAGAATTACATAGACAGCTTAAACAAAGGTGATAATTACATTCCGCCCAGATTCAGAACCAATCTGGATTATCTGAGCTTCAACCTTGCCATGTATCTGGCACTGGGCGACATAGAAAAAGCCCGTATTGCCAATGAAGTGTTTGCCGCTGAAGCTGAAAATAAACGCATTCAACAACAAAACTCCGCAAATATTCTGAGCGCAGCGAATCTGTACAACCGGATTTACGACCTGGAGGGCGAAGTTGTTGAAGCGAAAAAGGAGCGCAAACAAATTCTCGCCATAGTGACCGGGATTTTCCTTATCACTGCTGCGCTGGCAGCCTATGTGCTGCGTAAGAAGTTCCTTGCTTCTAAAGCCATCGACCCGGTCACCCAGTTGTTAAATGCTGATACCGCCATCAGCCGAATAAACAGACTGAATGCCCCCGGTAAAAACCGCGCCATTGCCATCGCTATTTTTGATATCAGTAATCTCCGGGAAATCATCCGGCTGCTGGGCTCTACCAAAGCGGACAGTGTGCTGAGAAAACTGGCACAAACATTACAGCTCACCACCCGGGGGAATGACATTCTTGGACGCTTCGGTACTGAGCAATTCATCATGTGCCTTCACAATATTGAAGAACGCAGCGCACGTTCTTATTTTGAGCGGGTACAGACCGCGCTGGACAATACACTGGACAGCGGCACAAAGACCGGCAACGTTGCCGTTGAGTCAAGTATGAGCGTGTTTGTCTCTCACGAAAAGATTACCGATTTAAGTGATATTCTGGATGAAATGGTCATGTCTATTGATATGGAGAACCGGTAA
- a CDS encoding amidohydrolase family protein, with product MKKLALLTFTAALTACSGPGEQTGSDSQTQPQKSTTTHFDMYLGGTDVGDMDITRTGNKIDIDYGFSNNGRGASSTETIILSDNDIPLSWSVEGKTVFGNATQENFSVSGNTATWQSKAESGEAGFDGAPVYIAQNGSPFSEYLYALPLLNDNLTKYPALPSGHITLSKKQDLTLSATGGEIKATLYATGGISMNPSYFIIDENKALVGLVSPRTAIVKPEIAGEEARLRELTAQLNAQRYKDIASRYLHDYEKPVRINNVRIFEPQSLSLSEPKSVVITGNTITAIEAVSAAPSDDEVTIEGNGGTLVAGLYEMHGHMSDNDALLNVLAGVTSVRDMGNEVDILQGITDNIANGILVGPRIAKSGFIEGKSPFSNSTGELAASEDEAVELVRKYAGMDDYIQIKIYSSVNPEWVPAMAKEAHENGLRVAGHIPAFAKADEMIAAGYNEITHINQLMLGWVLDRKEDTRTLFRITGMKRFTDLDLNSEQVNHTLTLMKENNIALDPTTVIHEHAMTSRNGTVSPGVVDYIDHMPLSSQRAAKVAMLNVADEAEDKAYKDAYAKIVATLKKMHENDILLVPGTDMGGAFRLHRELELFQQFGMTPAEALKRGSWDMAEYMGHDDKLGSIETGKLADFFLIPGNPVEDLKAIKTIAMVVADGRILFPDEVYPEFGITPFTTLPEVKGE from the coding sequence ATGAAAAAACTGGCACTACTCACCTTTACGGCAGCACTGACTGCCTGCTCGGGTCCGGGTGAACAAACCGGGTCAGACAGTCAGACTCAACCTCAGAAATCAACGACCACTCATTTTGATATGTACCTTGGCGGTACAGACGTGGGTGATATGGATATCACCCGTACCGGCAATAAAATAGACATTGATTACGGTTTCTCAAACAATGGCCGCGGGGCCAGCAGCACTGAAACCATTATTTTGTCTGACAACGACATTCCTCTTTCCTGGTCTGTTGAAGGTAAAACTGTGTTCGGGAATGCAACGCAGGAGAATTTCTCGGTCTCAGGTAACACCGCCACGTGGCAATCTAAAGCCGAATCCGGTGAAGCCGGATTTGACGGTGCGCCTGTGTACATTGCACAGAACGGCAGCCCGTTCAGTGAGTACTTGTATGCCCTGCCGTTGCTGAATGACAATCTGACAAAGTATCCCGCCCTTCCCTCCGGTCACATTACGCTCAGTAAAAAACAGGATCTCACGCTCTCCGCCACCGGCGGTGAAATCAAAGCCACACTTTATGCCACTGGTGGGATTTCCATGAACCCGTCTTATTTCATCATTGATGAAAACAAAGCGTTAGTGGGGCTGGTCAGCCCGCGTACAGCGATAGTTAAACCGGAGATTGCCGGGGAAGAAGCGCGCCTGCGGGAATTAACCGCGCAACTTAATGCACAGCGGTATAAAGATATTGCCAGCCGCTATCTGCACGACTACGAAAAGCCGGTACGCATCAATAATGTCCGTATTTTTGAGCCACAAAGTCTTTCTCTCAGTGAACCGAAGTCTGTAGTGATCACCGGTAACACAATCACTGCAATCGAAGCAGTCAGTGCTGCACCGTCAGACGACGAAGTGACCATTGAAGGCAACGGCGGCACACTGGTAGCCGGACTCTACGAAATGCACGGCCATATGAGTGATAACGATGCGCTGCTAAACGTACTTGCCGGTGTTACTTCCGTAAGAGACATGGGCAACGAAGTCGATATTCTGCAGGGTATTACAGACAATATTGCCAATGGCATACTGGTAGGCCCGCGCATTGCTAAAAGCGGCTTTATTGAAGGTAAAAGTCCCTTCAGTAACTCCACCGGTGAACTGGCCGCCAGCGAAGACGAAGCCGTTGAACTGGTCCGCAAATATGCCGGTATGGATGATTATATTCAGATAAAGATCTACAGTTCAGTGAACCCGGAATGGGTGCCGGCCATGGCAAAAGAAGCACATGAAAACGGCCTTCGGGTTGCCGGACACATTCCGGCTTTCGCCAAAGCAGATGAAATGATCGCTGCCGGTTATAACGAGATCACTCATATTAACCAGTTAATGCTGGGCTGGGTGCTCGACAGAAAAGAGGATACCCGCACGTTATTCCGCATTACCGGCATGAAACGCTTTACAGATTTGGATCTGAACAGCGAGCAAGTGAATCACACACTTACGCTGATGAAGGAAAATAACATCGCGCTGGATCCCACAACGGTGATCCACGAACACGCCATGACCTCCCGCAACGGTACGGTAAGCCCCGGCGTGGTGGACTATATTGACCACATGCCTCTCAGCAGTCAGCGTGCCGCAAAGGTCGCTATGCTGAATGTGGCGGATGAAGCAGAAGATAAAGCTTACAAAGATGCCTACGCGAAGATTGTAGCCACACTGAAGAAAATGCACGAAAACGACATTCTTCTGGTGCCCGGTACGGATATGGGCGGCGCATTCCGTCTGCACCGTGAGCTGGAGCTGTTTCAACAATTTGGTATGACACCGGCAGAAGCTTTGAAACGGGGCTCGTGGGACATGGCCGAATACATGGGTCACGATGACAAACTGGGCAGCATTGAAACAGGCAAACTGGCTGACTTCTTCCTCATTCCCGGCAACCCGGTGGAAGATTTAAAAGCCATTAAAACCATCGCCATGGTCGTCGCTGACGGGCGTATTCTTTTCCCTGATGAAGTGTACCCCGAGTTTGGCATTACACCGTTCACCACCCTGCCGGAAGTAAAAGGCGAATAA
- a CDS encoding type II toxin-antitoxin system death-on-curing family toxin — protein MDLIFFPFERVIEINVFILENEPGMKGAADVNKLQGALGRIDNAIAYSGLDDVFEIAAKYAASIALSHSLPDANKRTGLAVALEYLSLNDFELTADNDLFADAIRDLVIGKIDESDFADLLYSQYIFEQNSEL, from the coding sequence ATGGATCTTATTTTTTTCCCTTTTGAACGCGTGATAGAGATTAACGTGTTCATTCTCGAAAACGAACCTGGCATGAAGGGCGCCGCTGATGTTAACAAACTTCAGGGTGCCTTAGGCAGAATCGATAATGCTATTGCCTATTCAGGTTTAGATGACGTTTTCGAAATTGCTGCAAAATATGCCGCTTCAATAGCGCTTTCTCATTCACTTCCTGATGCTAACAAGCGAACAGGTCTGGCCGTCGCGCTGGAGTATTTGTCGCTCAATGATTTTGAGTTAACCGCTGACAATGATCTCTTCGCAGATGCGATCAGAGACTTAGTCATTGGAAAAATTGATGAGTCAGATTTTGCTGACTTGCTTTATTCCCAGTATATTTTCGAACAAAACTCTGAACTTTGA
- a CDS encoding acetyltransferase, with protein MNTKIEIYGVKAVKRPKIAASKKLDLSGESGQQIVKSETKLVLRTHKRTFEKLADM; from the coding sequence ATGAATACAAAGATTGAAATTTACGGCGTTAAAGCTGTTAAGCGCCCTAAAATAGCTGCCAGCAAGAAACTTGATTTATCCGGTGAGTCTGGTCAGCAAATTGTGAAGTCTGAAACTAAGCTGGTTTTAAGAACGCATAAGCGTACGTTTGAAAAACTCGCTGATATGTAA
- a CDS encoding tyrosine-type recombinase/integrase, protein MTAASKPWNKHRIIGQKRPLKISHIWGIRIRLKMEDNKRDLALFNMALDSKLRGCDLAKLLVSDVMSGGVVMRRALVTQQKTGSPVQFEITEGTRKSVLDWVTFKGLNYSSYLFPSAKVPGEHICTRQYNRIFHSWIEKLGLDRTLYSTHTMRRTKAYLIYKKTKNLRVVQLLLGHKKLESTVRYLGIEVDDALDIAESLDI, encoded by the coding sequence ATGACAGCCGCTAGCAAACCTTGGAACAAACACCGAATTATTGGACAGAAACGACCGCTCAAGATCTCTCACATATGGGGGATCCGAATCCGATTGAAAATGGAAGACAACAAACGCGATTTAGCATTATTCAATATGGCACTGGATAGTAAACTTCGCGGCTGCGATTTGGCCAAGCTGCTCGTATCGGATGTCATGTCGGGCGGCGTGGTAATGCGACGCGCACTTGTGACACAGCAAAAAACAGGCTCTCCAGTTCAATTCGAAATTACTGAGGGGACAAGAAAATCGGTTCTGGACTGGGTCACTTTTAAGGGCCTCAACTACAGCAGCTATTTGTTCCCATCAGCAAAAGTCCCTGGAGAACACATCTGCACCAGGCAATATAACCGTATATTCCACAGTTGGATTGAAAAACTAGGTCTCGATCGCACTCTTTACAGCACGCATACCATGCGAAGGACTAAGGCTTACCTGATTTATAAGAAAACGAAAAATCTACGCGTGGTTCAGTTGCTACTCGGTCATAAGAAGCTTGAGAGCACCGTGAGGTACCTTGGGATCGAAGTTGATGATGCTCTGGATATTGCTGAATCGCTTGATATTTAG
- a CDS encoding DUF2239 family protein: MGDIYITIHNKTLIAQGELPAVIRETVKQFPDAEPYLFKLDDGKRTDIDWRGDAEEVISRLPASLMPQVKKRGRPKLGVKSKEVTLLPEHWEWLSLQRGGASTTLRKLIDAAMAQMKPEQARRIKQDQLYNMMRVFEDEAGFEAASRALYRLDKTAFTQAIANWPQALQAIYKDKFTGLHSTGKDTNDGTN; the protein is encoded by the coding sequence GTGGGTGACATCTACATCACAATCCATAACAAAACTCTCATCGCGCAGGGTGAATTGCCGGCGGTTATTCGTGAAACAGTGAAACAGTTTCCCGACGCTGAGCCTTACTTATTTAAGTTAGATGACGGTAAACGCACTGATATCGACTGGCGGGGCGATGCTGAAGAGGTTATCAGCCGTTTGCCTGCTTCACTGATGCCGCAGGTTAAAAAGCGGGGACGCCCTAAGCTTGGCGTGAAATCAAAAGAAGTGACGCTGTTACCTGAACACTGGGAGTGGCTGTCGTTACAGCGTGGCGGCGCATCGACGACGTTACGCAAGCTTATCGACGCAGCCATGGCTCAGATGAAACCTGAGCAGGCACGTCGCATTAAGCAGGATCAGCTCTACAATATGATGCGGGTATTTGAAGATGAAGCCGGTTTTGAAGCGGCTTCAAGAGCACTGTACCGGCTGGATAAAACAGCTTTCACGCAGGCAATAGCAAACTGGCCTCAGGCGCTGCAGGCAATATACAAGGACAAGTTCACAGGCTTGCATTCTACAGGTAAAGATACAAATGACGGAACAAACTAG